The genomic stretch GCAGCGGTGATGGTTCCCAGCGATATATTCACCCAGCTTCTTCTTGCCATCCCCATGATTCTTCTCTATGAGTTGGGAACGCAGGTGGTCCCCAAGCGCCTCAAGGAAGGTCAAGAGGAGAGGGCTAACCAGAGGTAAAGAAAGATGAAACTACTTATCGTCGGATTGGGAGGAGCCCTGGGGGCAATACTTCGCTATCTGGTGGCCGGACTTTTAAGCCGCGCTTTTCCCCTTTTTCCCTGGGGGACTTTTGTGGTCAACGTATCTGGCAGTTTCCTTCTGGGATTCTCGGCCACCCTGATGACCGAACGTCTTCTGGTTTCTCCGGAGACCCGAATATTTATCACCATCGGC from Thermosulfuriphilus ammonigenes encodes the following:
- the crcB gene encoding fluoride efflux transporter CrcB, whose protein sequence is MKLLIVGLGGALGAILRYLVAGLLSRAFPLFPWGTFVVNVSGSFLLGFSATLMTERLLVSPETRIFITIGLLGAYTTFSTFEYESLSLLENGAHMEAFGNIFGSLVAGLVAVKIGRILAQIL